One stretch of Streptomyces sp. NBC_00443 DNA includes these proteins:
- a CDS encoding cytochrome d ubiquinol oxidase subunit II, translating to MIADVIAVVLLLAIAAYTCAGGTDYGAGFWDLSAGGAERGKRPRWLIDHAMAPVWEVNNVWLIFVLVIMWTGFPVLFQQLFQSMWLPLALAVVGTVLRGAGFALRKPAQRLAGRRLYGAVFAVSSLLTPFFLGTAAGGVASGRVTADAKPSDHAWAHATPVLFGVLAVATTALLGAVFLAADARRFEAPDLDGYFRRRALAALAAVAALSVVTLIVAHDDAAHVWHGLTHGAGLVFVVVAAVSTLATAWLLIRPSGAWSRVTAVGVVASAVIAWGLAQRPYLVPRSLTIAEGAGADTTLRWLGVVTLVAVVLVMPAVVLLYWLDTHGELEGLTDTDLRLGAGDDG from the coding sequence GTGATCGCCGATGTCATCGCCGTCGTCCTGCTCCTCGCGATCGCCGCCTACACCTGCGCGGGAGGCACCGACTACGGGGCCGGCTTCTGGGACCTGAGCGCCGGCGGAGCGGAGCGCGGCAAGCGGCCCCGGTGGCTGATCGACCATGCGATGGCGCCCGTGTGGGAGGTCAACAACGTCTGGCTGATCTTCGTACTCGTCATCATGTGGACGGGTTTCCCCGTCCTCTTCCAGCAGTTGTTCCAGTCGATGTGGCTGCCGCTCGCTCTGGCCGTCGTGGGCACGGTCCTGCGCGGCGCGGGGTTCGCGCTGCGCAAGCCCGCCCAGCGGCTGGCCGGACGGCGCCTGTACGGCGCGGTGTTCGCCGTCTCCTCTCTTCTGACGCCGTTCTTCCTCGGCACCGCCGCCGGCGGTGTGGCGTCGGGTCGGGTGACGGCGGACGCCAAGCCCTCGGATCATGCCTGGGCCCACGCCACGCCGGTGCTGTTCGGGGTGCTGGCCGTGGCGACCACCGCCCTGCTCGGTGCGGTGTTCCTCGCTGCGGACGCCCGGCGCTTCGAAGCACCGGATCTGGACGGCTACTTCCGGCGGCGGGCACTGGCCGCCCTGGCCGCCGTCGCCGCTCTGTCCGTGGTGACGCTGATCGTCGCGCACGACGACGCAGCGCATGTGTGGCACGGGCTCACGCACGGTGCGGGACTCGTGTTCGTGGTCGTGGCGGCGGTGAGCACCCTTGCCACGGCCTGGCTGCTGATCCGCCCGTCCGGCGCCTGGTCCCGGGTCACCGCGGTCGGCGTGGTGGCGTCCGCGGTCATCGCCTGGGGCCTGGCGCAGCGGCCGTACCTCGTCCCGAGGTCCCTGACCATCGCGGAGGGCGCGGGAGCCGACACGACGCTGCGTTGGCTGGGGGTGGTCACCCTCGTCGCCGTCGTGCTCGTCATGCCCGCGGTCGTCCTCCTCTACTGGCTGGACACCCACGGGGAGTTGGAGGGCCTCACCGACACCGATCTGCGGCTCGGTGCCGGTGACGACGGCTGA
- a CDS encoding cation:proton antiporter: MSEDDILLGLALVVALAVGSQILAGRLRIPALIVLLPAGFTAGALTDIVHPDQLVGEDFSSLVSLSVALILYDAGLGLDMRLLKGAIRDTVIRLLVFQVVLTWVAVMALGPALFSVPAAVASMIGVILVVSGPTVVGPLLEHVRPSDKVRRVLVWEGSLIDAVGGILGAVVFHSIVSGGLQTGHFRVGSFLGSIAVGLAGGVVGAALLWFTLRLLRLGETLGTLAQLAVVVVVAAGCDAVYDDTGLIAAIVTGLVAANLPGFDMPARRPFFETLVQLIIGLLFVAISASVTPESLVPVLLPTLALVAALVLVVRPVIALLSTVRTDFTAPERAFIGWMAPRGIVAASTATTFSAALTSEGLRDADKILPVTFLVIVGTVLAYGLTAKPVATKLDVVRTARYRPLVLGDEPWVVDLARALRTAGLDVLMWAGSTQGRARIETAGFEQAAGELMAVATDPQARLEGVTSVFLLTDDDDFNALVAVVLRDSVDGPVYRVGPPPDTQGVVAPYISGEILFGRDLVRHTVADRHGRGARFHVQPASAPYPPGYETLFVVRPDGRLEPTTEARAVTSGERDTLVLLGPVPEPGVDMGG, encoded by the coding sequence GTGAGCGAGGACGACATCCTGCTGGGGCTCGCCCTGGTCGTGGCCCTCGCCGTCGGCTCCCAGATCCTGGCCGGCCGGCTGCGGATCCCGGCCCTGATCGTGCTCCTGCCGGCCGGGTTCACCGCGGGAGCCCTCACCGACATCGTCCACCCGGACCAGCTTGTCGGAGAGGACTTCTCGTCGCTGGTGTCGCTGTCGGTGGCGCTCATCCTCTACGACGCCGGGCTGGGGCTGGACATGCGCCTGCTCAAGGGCGCGATTCGCGACACCGTCATCCGGCTCCTGGTCTTCCAAGTAGTGCTCACCTGGGTGGCGGTGATGGCCCTGGGGCCGGCCCTGTTCAGCGTTCCGGCGGCCGTGGCCAGCATGATCGGGGTGATCCTCGTGGTGTCGGGGCCGACCGTCGTCGGTCCGCTGCTGGAGCACGTCAGGCCGTCGGACAAGGTGCGGCGTGTGCTGGTGTGGGAGGGCTCCCTCATCGACGCCGTCGGCGGCATCCTCGGCGCCGTCGTCTTCCATTCCATCGTCTCCGGCGGCCTGCAGACCGGTCACTTCCGGGTGGGCTCGTTCCTGGGCAGCATCGCCGTCGGGCTGGCGGGCGGCGTGGTCGGGGCCGCGCTGCTGTGGTTCACCCTCCGGCTGCTCCGTCTCGGTGAGACCCTCGGTACGCTCGCCCAGCTCGCCGTCGTCGTGGTGGTGGCCGCGGGCTGCGACGCGGTGTACGACGACACCGGGCTCATCGCCGCGATCGTCACCGGCCTCGTGGCCGCGAACCTGCCGGGCTTCGACATGCCCGCGCGGCGGCCGTTCTTCGAGACGCTGGTCCAGCTGATCATCGGTCTGCTGTTCGTCGCCATCTCGGCCTCGGTGACGCCCGAGTCGCTCGTTCCGGTGCTGCTGCCCACCCTCGCGCTGGTCGCGGCGCTCGTCCTGGTCGTCAGGCCCGTCATCGCACTGCTGTCCACCGTCAGAACGGACTTCACGGCCCCAGAACGCGCCTTCATCGGGTGGATGGCCCCGCGCGGCATCGTCGCCGCCTCCACCGCCACGACCTTCTCCGCGGCGCTCACCAGCGAGGGGCTGCGCGACGCGGACAAGATCCTCCCGGTCACCTTCCTGGTGATCGTCGGAACGGTCCTCGCCTACGGACTCACCGCGAAGCCCGTGGCCACCAAGCTGGACGTCGTACGCACCGCGCGATACCGGCCGTTGGTGCTGGGCGACGAGCCGTGGGTCGTGGACCTCGCCCGGGCGCTGCGCACCGCCGGGCTGGACGTGCTGATGTGGGCGGGATCCACCCAGGGGCGGGCCCGCATCGAGACTGCGGGATTCGAGCAGGCAGCCGGGGAGCTCATGGCCGTGGCGACCGATCCGCAGGCCCGCCTGGAGGGCGTCACATCGGTCTTCCTGCTCACGGACGACGACGACTTCAACGCGCTTGTCGCGGTCGTCCTGCGGGACAGCGTCGACGGCCCGGTCTACCGGGTGGGCCCACCGCCGGACACCCAGGGCGTGGTCGCCCCCTATATCTCCGGGGAGATCCTCTTCGGCCGGGACCTCGTCCGCCACACCGTCGCCGACCGCCATGGGCGCGGCGCCCGCTTCCACGTACAGCCCGCTTCTGCCCCGTATCCGCCGGGGTACGAGACGCTGTTCGTCGTACGGCCGGACGGGCGCCTGGAGCCGACGACCGAGGCACGGGCGGTCACGTCCGGGGAGCGCGACACGCTCGTGCTGCTCGGCCCCGTGCCGGAACCGGGCGTGGACATGGGCGGTTGA
- a CDS encoding glycoside hydrolase family 15 protein has protein sequence MGDYPLIEDHGLLGDLQTAALVTTDGCIDWFCAPRFDSPSVFGALLDQEKGGNCTVRPQNGAYATKQLYFPDTAILVTRFMTEAGAGEVIDFMPVTGTEVTESHRLVRMVRCVRGRMKFEVEIAPRFDYGRQAHRLHITTHGAAFAAEDGTALTVHPIREADDERLLDLLADRRDALHFTLTLEAGQERGLALEWGADGPPREIRLAEYQQLFDETVRFWRTWLGQSRYTGRWREAVERSAITLKLMTFAPTGAVVAAPTAALPEQLGGERNWDYRFTWIRDASFSVYALLGLGFTDEARAFILWLADRVRERAGRHGDTGPLNIMYKVDGSSDLDEHLLDHWEGYAGSAPVRIGNGAATQLQLDIYGEALDSIYFAHRHGLQLGHRGWNSLLTNLDWLVDHWDQAEEGLWETRGGRQDFTYGRVMSWVAFDRALRLSDANGRPGASERWRRARDDCYEQVMAKGWSEDRGAFVQHYGSEVLDSSLLRMSTVGIITPEDPMWTSTLGAMEQELVSDSLVYRYNPDASPDGLRGSEGTFSLCTFMYVDALARAGRTGKARLVLEKMMGYANHLGLYSEEIDPTGRQLGNFPQAFTHLALIDAAITLNAALERRA, from the coding sequence ATGGGCGACTACCCACTGATCGAGGACCACGGTCTCCTCGGCGATCTGCAGACGGCCGCCCTGGTGACGACCGACGGCTGCATCGACTGGTTCTGCGCCCCGAGATTCGACTCGCCCAGTGTGTTCGGGGCGCTGCTGGACCAGGAAAAGGGCGGAAACTGCACGGTCCGGCCGCAGAACGGCGCCTACGCGACCAAGCAGTTGTACTTTCCCGACACGGCGATTCTGGTCACCCGCTTCATGACCGAGGCGGGCGCCGGTGAGGTGATCGACTTCATGCCCGTGACCGGCACGGAGGTCACGGAAAGTCACCGTCTGGTGCGCATGGTCCGCTGTGTGCGCGGCCGGATGAAGTTCGAGGTCGAGATAGCGCCGCGGTTCGACTACGGCCGCCAGGCGCACCGGTTGCACATCACCACGCATGGGGCGGCGTTCGCCGCCGAGGACGGCACCGCACTCACCGTGCACCCCATCCGCGAAGCGGACGACGAGCGACTGCTCGACCTGCTCGCCGACCGGCGGGACGCCCTGCACTTCACGCTGACGCTGGAGGCGGGCCAGGAGCGGGGGCTGGCTCTGGAGTGGGGCGCCGACGGGCCGCCCAGGGAGATACGCCTGGCCGAATACCAGCAGCTCTTCGACGAGACGGTGCGATTCTGGCGTACCTGGCTGGGCCAGTCGCGCTACACGGGGCGCTGGCGCGAGGCCGTGGAGCGCTCCGCGATCACGCTGAAACTGATGACCTTCGCGCCCACCGGCGCCGTGGTGGCCGCCCCGACGGCCGCCCTCCCGGAGCAACTGGGCGGGGAGCGCAACTGGGACTACCGGTTCACCTGGATCCGTGACGCGTCCTTCTCGGTGTACGCCCTGCTGGGGCTGGGCTTCACCGACGAGGCACGGGCGTTCATCCTGTGGCTCGCCGACCGGGTCAGGGAACGGGCCGGAAGGCACGGAGACACCGGTCCACTGAACATCATGTACAAGGTCGACGGCTCCTCAGACCTGGACGAACACCTTCTCGACCACTGGGAGGGCTACGCGGGCTCCGCGCCGGTGCGAATCGGCAACGGCGCCGCCACGCAACTCCAGCTGGACATCTACGGCGAGGCGCTGGACAGCATCTACTTCGCGCACCGGCACGGTCTGCAGCTGGGGCACCGCGGGTGGAACTCACTGCTGACCAACCTCGACTGGCTCGTCGACCACTGGGACCAGGCGGAGGAAGGCCTTTGGGAGACCCGTGGCGGCCGGCAGGACTTCACCTACGGCCGCGTCATGTCCTGGGTGGCCTTCGACCGGGCCCTGCGGCTCTCCGACGCGAACGGGCGCCCGGGCGCCTCCGAACGCTGGCGCAGGGCACGCGACGACTGCTACGAGCAGGTCATGGCCAAGGGCTGGAGCGAGGATCGTGGGGCCTTCGTCCAGCACTACGGCAGCGAAGTCCTCGACTCCTCGCTGCTGCGCATGTCGACGGTCGGGATCATCACGCCGGAGGACCCGATGTGGACGTCGACCCTCGGCGCCATGGAACAGGAACTCGTCAGCGACAGCCTCGTCTACCGCTACAACCCCGACGCGTCCCCCGACGGCCTGCGCGGCTCCGAAGGCACCTTCTCGCTGTGCACGTTCATGTACGTCGACGCCCTGGCACGCGCGGGACGGACCGGAAAGGCGCGGTTGGTGCTGGAGAAGATGATGGGGTACGCCAACCACCTGGGCCTGTACTCGGAGGAGATCGACCCGACGGGCCGTCAGCTGGGCAACTTCCCACAGGCGTTCACCCATCTCGCGCTCATCGACGCCGCCATCACTCTGAACGCGGCGCTCGAGCGACGAGCCTGA
- a CDS encoding DUF389 domain-containing protein translates to MELVHFRMVMPSALTRPAVALLSSHGSVLNLVVVRSGQVPQGDAVECDVVQGAANDVLGQLRELGVDRAGSIAVDGIDVMFSQQAEQLEAEQPSALVHAPLWAGVEARIRAEGTYRPSFYLFLVIAGVIGSVGIMTNSQILIVAAMVVGPEYNAITSVALGLDRRSRRRVREGVRALVVGFSLAIVATLGFAAVARGFGLQSEAFDLGLRPVSNLIGTPNFFSVAVAFLAGIVGIVSLTEARGSALLGVFISVTTIPAASDMAVSLAFGDWDHVWGSFVQLLLNVVVLVGVGVLALRVQRRLWRRATRRAAASGH, encoded by the coding sequence ATGGAACTGGTCCACTTCCGCATGGTGATGCCGTCCGCCCTCACCCGTCCGGCCGTCGCCCTGCTCTCCTCGCACGGCAGCGTGCTCAATCTCGTCGTGGTGAGGTCGGGCCAGGTCCCCCAGGGCGACGCGGTGGAGTGCGACGTGGTGCAGGGCGCCGCCAACGACGTGCTGGGGCAGCTGCGCGAACTGGGCGTCGACCGTGCGGGATCGATCGCCGTGGACGGTATCGACGTGATGTTCTCGCAGCAGGCCGAGCAACTCGAAGCCGAGCAGCCGAGCGCGCTCGTGCACGCGCCGTTGTGGGCCGGCGTCGAGGCGCGCATCCGGGCGGAGGGCACCTACCGGCCGTCCTTCTACCTGTTCCTGGTCATCGCCGGGGTCATCGGCTCGGTCGGCATCATGACGAACTCTCAGATCCTCATCGTGGCGGCCATGGTGGTCGGCCCCGAGTACAACGCCATCACCAGCGTCGCGCTCGGCCTCGACCGCCGTAGCAGGCGCAGGGTCCGCGAGGGTGTGCGTGCGCTGGTGGTCGGTTTCTCCCTGGCGATCGTGGCCACCTTGGGGTTCGCCGCGGTGGCCCGGGGCTTCGGCCTTCAGTCGGAGGCCTTCGATCTGGGCCTGCGGCCCGTCTCCAACCTCATCGGCACGCCGAACTTCTTCTCCGTCGCCGTGGCCTTCCTCGCTGGCATCGTCGGGATCGTCTCCCTGACCGAGGCGCGCGGCAGTGCCCTGCTGGGTGTCTTCATCTCCGTCACCACCATCCCCGCCGCCTCGGACATGGCGGTCTCACTGGCGTTCGGGGACTGGGACCACGTATGGGGATCGTTCGTCCAGCTGCTGCTCAACGTGGTCGTCCTCGTCGGCGTCGGTGTCCTCGCTCTCCGTGTCCAGCGGCGACTGTGGCGCCGCGCGACCCGACGGGCCGCGGCATCCGGGCACTAG
- a CDS encoding gluconokinase has protein sequence MGVSASGKSTVGAWLAQQLGVPFLEGDELHSAAEIAKMAAGHPLDDTDRRPWLASLSQRIRSAVSHGRGGVVACSSLKRRYRDALRSAGEGANVSFVYLALDRRSAGERIARRKGHFMPPGLLDSQFATLEPLQADEPGVTVDASAPQEQVVAAALQAVAEPGG, from the coding sequence ATGGGCGTGTCGGCGTCCGGGAAGTCCACCGTCGGTGCGTGGCTGGCCCAGCAGCTCGGCGTGCCCTTCCTGGAGGGCGATGAACTGCACTCCGCGGCCGAGATCGCCAAGATGGCCGCAGGGCACCCCCTCGACGACACCGATCGCCGGCCCTGGCTGGCGTCCCTCAGCCAGCGGATCCGGTCGGCCGTGTCACACGGGCGTGGTGGCGTGGTCGCCTGCTCCTCTCTGAAGCGCCGGTACCGGGACGCGTTACGGAGCGCCGGCGAGGGCGCGAACGTGAGCTTCGTGTACCTGGCCCTCGATCGCCGGTCGGCCGGGGAGCGGATCGCCCGCAGGAAGGGGCACTTCATGCCGCCGGGGCTGCTGGACTCCCAGTTCGCGACTCTCGAGCCGCTGCAGGCCGACGAGCCGGGTGTCACCGTCGACGCGAGCGCCCCCCAGGAGCAGGTCGTGGCAGCGGCCCTGCAAGCGGTGGCCGAACCGGGCGGATGA
- a CDS encoding GAP family protein, translating into MPTLVPYGAWTGLTFLAGWMACFVAVITLVLTLTGGQPPAPRSPPPTATLAAKLLVGVSLIGYGLHRHRHRRPGHDRTSSAAPDDAAASPSRGKFSFLATRMDRGAIWPAAGLAVLLQPWGLVAAGAVTVVEADTSHGTTWVQLIAFYIVATASLLAVELYVVLRPASARRRLLGLRTWMADHAHQAIVLGSIAIGLWLTGKSVYELAS; encoded by the coding sequence GTGCCTACCCTCGTGCCGTACGGCGCCTGGACCGGGCTCACCTTCCTCGCGGGATGGATGGCGTGCTTCGTCGCGGTGATCACCCTGGTCCTGACACTGACCGGCGGGCAGCCCCCCGCTCCGAGGTCGCCTCCGCCCACGGCGACCCTCGCGGCCAAACTCCTCGTCGGGGTGTCACTGATCGGGTACGGCCTCCACCGGCATCGGCACCGGCGACCCGGTCACGACCGCACATCGAGCGCGGCGCCAGACGACGCCGCAGCCTCGCCGTCGCGCGGCAAGTTCTCCTTCCTCGCCACCCGGATGGACCGCGGCGCGATCTGGCCGGCCGCGGGACTGGCCGTCCTCCTCCAGCCGTGGGGGCTCGTCGCGGCGGGCGCCGTGACCGTGGTGGAGGCCGACACGTCCCACGGCACGACATGGGTGCAGCTGATCGCGTTCTACATCGTCGCGACGGCCAGTCTGCTCGCCGTCGAGCTGTACGTCGTACTCAGACCGGCATCGGCCCGGCGCCGGCTATTGGGCCTGCGCACCTGGATGGCGGACCACGCACACCAGGCCATCGTGCTCGGCAGCATCGCGATCGGCCTGTGGCTGACAGGAAAGAGCGTCTACGAGCTGGCCAGTTGA